One region of Mycobacterium riyadhense genomic DNA includes:
- a CDS encoding DUF2695 domain-containing protein: MATPPDKARRKMLRDAYKEAQRLAGPQLTLIDYDQLDELLNYIEETFDDQPCDHSPRHAQRWAESRGLDWPELERELREFGGYCDCEILFNVEPDEVFG; this comes from the coding sequence ATGGCTACTCCACCCGACAAGGCGCGGCGCAAGATGCTGCGCGATGCCTACAAGGAAGCCCAGCGTCTGGCGGGGCCCCAGCTGACCCTGATCGACTACGACCAGCTTGACGAGTTACTCAACTACATCGAAGAAACGTTCGACGACCAGCCTTGCGACCATAGCCCGCGGCATGCTCAACGATGGGCCGAATCGCGCGGTCTCGACTGGCCAGAACTGGAGCGGGAGCTTCGGGAGTTTGGTGGCTACTGCGACTGCGAAATCTTGTTCAATGTCGAGCCTGACGAGGTATTCGGCTAG
- a CDS encoding potassium channel family protein: MTKPTKEQLWEQRTEWPLAAVAVAFLAMYSVQVLTRPHGEEARILWMASWIAWSLFAIDYFVRLSLAADRRQWFRLHLFDLLIVALPLMRPLRLLRLVVLVGVLQKAVGNAVRGRILTYTIAAVVLLIYVASLAILDTERDQPGATINTFGQAVWWSITTVTTIGYGHLYPITVTGRVIAVLLMIGGITLVGVVTASLASWIVQRVAETGTENQAATVAHIDELRCEIRRLADELRQRP, from the coding sequence GTGACCAAGCCAACCAAGGAACAACTCTGGGAACAGCGCACCGAGTGGCCACTCGCCGCGGTTGCCGTCGCCTTCCTAGCCATGTATTCGGTGCAAGTCCTCACCCGACCGCACGGTGAGGAGGCCCGCATTCTGTGGATGGCGAGCTGGATTGCATGGAGCCTGTTCGCCATCGACTACTTTGTTCGGCTGAGCTTGGCCGCCGACCGCCGACAATGGTTCCGGCTGCACCTGTTCGACCTGCTTATCGTTGCGCTGCCACTGATGCGACCGCTGCGGCTGCTGCGGTTGGTCGTCCTGGTCGGCGTGCTCCAGAAAGCCGTCGGTAACGCCGTTCGCGGCCGCATTCTGACCTACACCATCGCGGCTGTCGTCCTGTTGATCTATGTGGCATCGTTGGCCATCCTGGACACCGAACGCGACCAGCCCGGCGCGACGATCAACACCTTCGGGCAGGCTGTGTGGTGGTCTATAACCACCGTGACGACCATCGGGTACGGGCACTTGTACCCGATCACCGTCACCGGTCGAGTGATCGCGGTCCTGCTGATGATCGGCGGCATCACCCTCGTCGGTGTCGTGACCGCATCGTTGGCCTCGTGGATCGTGCAGCGGGTGGCCGAAACCGGTACCGAAAATCAGGCGGCTACTGTCGCCCACATCGATGAGCTTCGGTGTGAAATCAGGAGGTTGGCCGACGAACTCCGGCAAAGACCTTGA
- a CDS encoding Rv3717 family N-acetylmuramoyl-L-alanine amidase encodes MSAPHGCGGPPSRRDILKLVGLAPAVMGVGALIDPPHATAGLNGLAVFLDPGHNGGYDPSINRQVPNGRGGTKPCNTTGAAATDGYAEHAFTWDVARLVADALNQMGVRTQLSRESDNSVGPCVDERAAMANAMRPDAIVSIHADAGPPSGRGFHVNYSSPPMNDIQAGPAIQLAHAMRDSLVAAGLQPANYIGANGLYGRADLAGLSLAQYPAVLVELGNMKNADEAAQMESADGRARYAGAVIKGLTAYLNAQAAAS; translated from the coding sequence GTGAGTGCGCCACACGGGTGTGGAGGGCCGCCATCACGGCGCGACATCCTGAAGCTCGTCGGCCTCGCGCCGGCCGTTATGGGCGTCGGTGCATTGATCGACCCGCCGCACGCCACCGCGGGTCTCAATGGACTGGCCGTCTTCCTCGACCCCGGCCACAACGGCGGATACGACCCCTCAATTAACCGGCAGGTCCCCAATGGTCGGGGCGGCACAAAGCCGTGTAACACGACCGGCGCCGCGGCAACCGACGGCTATGCCGAGCACGCGTTCACCTGGGACGTCGCGCGTCTGGTCGCCGACGCACTCAACCAAATGGGCGTACGTACCCAACTGTCGCGCGAAAGCGACAATTCCGTCGGGCCGTGTGTCGATGAACGGGCCGCCATGGCCAACGCGATGCGCCCGGACGCCATAGTGAGCATCCACGCCGACGCCGGCCCCCCGTCCGGTCGGGGATTTCACGTGAACTACTCCAGTCCGCCGATGAACGACATCCAAGCGGGTCCCGCCATCCAGCTAGCGCATGCGATGCGCGATTCTCTGGTGGCAGCGGGATTGCAGCCGGCCAACTATATCGGGGCCAACGGATTGTATGGACGCGCAGACCTCGCCGGCTTGAGCCTGGCCCAATACCCGGCGGTGCTCGTTGAACTGGGCAACATGAAGAACGCCGACGAAGCCGCCCAGATGGAAAGCGCGGACGGCCGGGCACGATATGCCGGAGCTGTCATCAAGGGGCTAACTGCCTATCTGAACGCCCAAGCCGCGGCAAGCTAA
- a CDS encoding ribbon-helix-helix domain-containing protein, which produces MKLSVRVSEDDVRVLDAYVKRAGFPSRSAAAQRAIRMLRYPALEEDYGNAWVLVNIAR; this is translated from the coding sequence ATGAAGCTGAGCGTCAGAGTGTCCGAAGACGATGTGCGCGTGTTAGACGCATACGTCAAACGGGCTGGATTCCCGTCGCGTTCAGCAGCTGCACAGCGAGCGATTCGCATGCTCCGATATCCGGCCCTCGAAGAGGACTATGGGAACGCCTGGGTGCTTGTTAACATCGCGCGGTGA
- a CDS encoding alpha/beta hydrolase translates to MRHRAIELAVVLVAAGLLPACHDRTPSAAATPRFEPAPCPKLLEPVAGSDTWRCGYLVVPENRADPNGRTIRLAVARVPAATPAPAPDPVVYLAGGPGEDAVQGADFVMGAGLNRDRELILIAPRGTYSNQPALTCTEIDQFHTDNVAMVSDASPTRTCHVRLAATGADLRAYNTTENAADIADLRTALGIDQWNVYGLSYGSELALIYMREHPAGIRAVTIDGVVPPDVVSPSWFWSSAREAFDNVFGACEADAACRDHFPHLAETFTNLVRQLEASPVETSVTMPDSDLSVRVVLSGGALVNWMMRMVSRGENATEVPYAIDQLAHGHPEFVAAEWAESWAAAKFVGQYSYGLHLGATCSEWVAYDPPSRLLDQGRTAFPDYPDSVLAHPPPFPFGVEECQEWNVPKAPESVRTAARSSIPTLIVSGKFDARTGAQWGEYVARQLSHSTSIAIPGVGHAAALTSKCAQDVVASFFRTPGSPDTSCVATISPKPFKVR, encoded by the coding sequence ATGCGGCACAGGGCGATTGAACTAGCGGTAGTTCTCGTCGCCGCTGGGTTGTTGCCGGCGTGCCACGATCGGACGCCGTCGGCGGCCGCAACTCCCAGATTCGAGCCGGCCCCCTGCCCAAAGTTGCTCGAGCCGGTCGCTGGCTCCGATACCTGGCGTTGCGGCTATCTGGTGGTGCCCGAGAATCGCGCCGACCCGAACGGACGAACGATCCGGCTCGCAGTCGCGCGGGTGCCGGCCGCGACGCCGGCGCCGGCGCCGGATCCGGTCGTGTACCTGGCCGGCGGCCCCGGCGAGGACGCGGTCCAGGGCGCGGATTTCGTCATGGGCGCCGGATTGAACCGCGACCGTGAGTTGATCCTGATTGCCCCGCGGGGGACGTACTCCAATCAGCCGGCCCTCACCTGCACCGAGATTGACCAGTTTCACACCGACAATGTCGCGATGGTCTCCGATGCGTCGCCGACCCGGACGTGTCACGTCCGGCTGGCGGCCACGGGCGCTGACCTTCGCGCGTACAACACCACCGAGAACGCCGCCGACATCGCTGATCTGCGCACGGCGCTGGGAATCGATCAATGGAATGTGTACGGGCTTTCCTATGGGTCGGAGTTGGCACTGATCTATATGCGCGAGCATCCCGCGGGGATCCGGGCGGTGACGATCGATGGGGTGGTGCCGCCCGATGTCGTGAGTCCTAGCTGGTTTTGGAGCAGCGCACGCGAAGCGTTCGACAATGTGTTCGGTGCCTGCGAGGCCGACGCGGCGTGCCGGGATCACTTTCCGCATCTGGCCGAAACATTCACGAACTTGGTGCGCCAGCTGGAGGCCAGCCCGGTCGAGACATCGGTGACGATGCCCGACAGTGATCTATCGGTGAGGGTGGTGCTCAGCGGCGGAGCGCTTGTGAACTGGATGATGCGCATGGTCTCCCGCGGCGAGAATGCCACCGAAGTCCCTTATGCGATCGATCAATTGGCGCATGGCCACCCTGAGTTCGTTGCCGCTGAGTGGGCCGAGTCGTGGGCGGCGGCCAAGTTTGTCGGCCAGTATTCCTATGGGCTGCATTTGGGTGCGACGTGTAGCGAGTGGGTGGCCTACGATCCGCCGTCGCGACTGCTGGACCAAGGGCGAACCGCCTTTCCGGATTATCCGGACTCGGTGCTGGCCCATCCGCCGCCATTTCCGTTCGGCGTCGAGGAATGCCAGGAGTGGAATGTGCCAAAGGCGCCGGAATCGGTGCGCACGGCTGCACGAAGCTCGATCCCGACGCTGATTGTCTCCGGAAAGTTTGATGCACGGACCGGTGCCCAGTGGGGTGAGTATGTGGCGCGGCAACTGAGTCATTCGACGTCCATTGCCATTCCTGGCGTCGGCCACGCGGCGGCCCTAACGTCCAAATGCGCGCAGGACGTGGTGGCATCCTTCTTCCGGACCCCGGGCTCGCCCGATACCAGCTGTGTCGCAACGATTTCACCCAAGCCGTTCAAGGTGAGGTAG
- a CDS encoding FAD-binding oxidoreductase, whose protein sequence is MSDITARFAEIVGNNNLLTGDAIPEDYAHDEELTHPPQQPAYVAKPKTAEEVSQLLKAAAEHNVPVTARGSGCGLSGAARPLPDGLLISFERMNAVLEVDATNQVAVVQPGVTLTDLDTATVDAGLRYTVYPGELSSSVGGNVGTNAGGMRAVKYGVARHNVLGLQAVLPTGEIIRTGGRIAKVSTGYDLTQLIIGSEGTLALVTEVIVKLHPRLDHSASVLAPFADFDQVMAAVPKILASGLAPDILEYIDNTTMAALIATQNLELGIPDTIRDSCEAYLLVALESRGVDRLFEDVETVGEMLAELGAVDAYVLEGGSARKLIEAREKAFWAAKALGADDIIDTVVPRAAMPKFLATARGLASAAGGAAVGCGHAGDGNVHMAIVCKDPDKKKQLMTDIFTLAMELGGAISGEHGLGRAKTPYFLQLEDPAKIALMRRIKQSFDPAGILNPDVVFPAEQA, encoded by the coding sequence ATGAGCGACATCACGGCGCGGTTTGCAGAAATCGTCGGGAACAACAACCTGCTGACGGGTGACGCGATCCCCGAGGACTATGCGCACGACGAGGAGTTGACGCACCCGCCGCAGCAGCCGGCCTACGTCGCCAAGCCGAAGACAGCTGAAGAGGTTTCACAGCTACTAAAAGCCGCAGCCGAACACAACGTGCCCGTGACAGCCCGCGGGTCCGGCTGCGGTTTGTCGGGGGCGGCACGGCCACTGCCGGATGGGCTCCTGATCTCTTTCGAGCGGATGAACGCGGTCCTGGAGGTCGATGCCACCAACCAGGTCGCCGTCGTCCAGCCCGGGGTGACGCTCACCGACCTGGACACCGCAACAGTCGATGCCGGGTTGCGGTACACGGTTTACCCGGGCGAGCTGTCCTCCAGCGTCGGCGGGAACGTCGGAACCAACGCCGGCGGGATGCGCGCGGTCAAGTACGGGGTGGCCCGTCACAACGTACTCGGGTTACAGGCGGTACTGCCCACCGGCGAGATCATCCGAACCGGCGGCCGGATCGCCAAGGTTTCCACCGGCTATGACCTGACCCAGCTGATCATCGGCTCCGAAGGCACCCTGGCGTTGGTCACCGAGGTGATCGTCAAGCTGCATCCACGGCTCGACCACAGCGCCAGCGTGCTCGCCCCGTTCGCCGACTTCGACCAAGTCATGGCGGCGGTACCCAAGATCCTCGCCAGCGGCCTGGCGCCCGACATCCTGGAGTACATCGACAACACCACGATGGCCGCGCTCATTGCCACCCAGAATCTGGAGCTGGGTATCCCAGACACGATCCGCGACAGCTGCGAAGCGTATCTCCTTGTGGCGCTTGAGAGCCGTGGCGTCGACCGACTGTTCGAGGATGTCGAGACCGTTGGTGAGATGCTCGCCGAGCTGGGCGCGGTCGACGCCTACGTCCTCGAAGGAGGCTCCGCACGCAAGCTGATCGAGGCCCGTGAGAAGGCCTTTTGGGCGGCAAAGGCGCTCGGCGCGGACGACATCATCGACACCGTCGTCCCCCGCGCAGCGATGCCGAAGTTCCTCGCGACCGCACGCGGTCTAGCGTCGGCCGCAGGCGGTGCCGCGGTGGGTTGCGGGCACGCCGGCGACGGCAACGTGCACATGGCTATCGTCTGCAAGGATCCGGACAAAAAGAAGCAGCTGATGACCGACATCTTCACGCTTGCAATGGAATTGGGCGGTGCGATCTCCGGCGAACACGGCCTTGGCCGCGCCAAGACCCCGTACTTTCTGCAGCTCGAAGACCCGGCCAAGATCGCCCTCATGCGCCGGATCAAGCAGAGCTTCGACCCGGCGGGCATCCTCAATCCCGATGTTGTTTTCCCGGCAGAACAAGCATGA
- a CDS encoding type II toxin-antitoxin system HipA family toxin, translating to MTASRRRDLRNIAEADVYIDDDLAAHLVRQRGDTISFDYVATQRSSGAHIRERSVSWSLLRSREYPVVSTGGAVPPFFAGLLPEGVRLGVVTSSTKTSADDHLTLLLAIGADTVGNVRVVPAGVEPAQPLPMFEPNQHTDFREVFTKLTGSVDADPVGMAGVQPKVSAAMLSVPTQTRSGPAILKLNPVQYPLIVENEHFFMTMAAACGLRVATTSLLHDADGRSALLVKRFDRKGSTRIAQEDACQVTDIYPASKYRIKTETAIAALADACARGGGSKPAAVLELLKTVVFSWLIGNGDLHGKNLSIYNADGVWQPTPAYDLLCTQPYLRWRDPMALNLYGRANRLSRADFVIAGERLGIRPRATTRMIDAMVDSARDWPDRCGEIGFADRQTKLLAKMLRTRIDSLAA from the coding sequence ATGACCGCATCTCGCCGTCGCGACCTACGGAACATCGCCGAGGCTGACGTCTATATCGATGACGATCTCGCGGCGCATCTAGTTCGCCAACGCGGAGACACGATCAGCTTCGACTATGTCGCCACTCAACGCTCGAGCGGGGCTCATATCCGTGAGCGATCCGTGTCATGGTCGCTGCTGCGCTCCCGTGAATACCCCGTCGTCAGCACCGGTGGCGCCGTTCCGCCGTTCTTCGCCGGGCTGCTTCCGGAGGGAGTCCGGCTCGGTGTGGTGACGTCATCGACAAAGACGTCAGCCGACGACCACCTCACGCTGTTGCTCGCGATCGGTGCTGACACCGTTGGCAACGTTCGCGTCGTTCCAGCCGGAGTCGAGCCGGCTCAACCGCTGCCAATGTTCGAACCCAACCAGCACACCGATTTTCGGGAGGTCTTCACGAAGTTGACCGGTTCGGTCGACGCCGACCCTGTGGGTATGGCGGGAGTGCAGCCCAAGGTCAGCGCCGCAATGTTGTCGGTGCCCACGCAGACTCGATCAGGGCCGGCGATCCTCAAGCTCAACCCCGTACAGTACCCATTGATCGTCGAGAACGAGCACTTCTTCATGACGATGGCCGCCGCATGCGGATTGCGAGTCGCAACGACATCGCTGTTGCATGACGCCGACGGGCGCAGCGCCTTGTTGGTGAAGCGATTCGACAGGAAAGGTTCGACGCGTATCGCGCAGGAGGACGCGTGTCAGGTCACTGACATCTACCCGGCCTCGAAGTATCGCATCAAGACCGAGACCGCAATTGCCGCACTTGCCGATGCGTGTGCGCGAGGTGGCGGATCTAAGCCGGCCGCAGTCCTTGAATTGCTCAAAACCGTTGTCTTTTCCTGGCTTATCGGCAACGGCGACCTGCACGGCAAGAACCTGTCGATCTACAACGCCGACGGTGTGTGGCAGCCAACTCCGGCCTACGACCTGCTGTGCACCCAGCCGTACCTACGCTGGCGAGATCCCATGGCGCTCAACCTCTATGGTCGTGCCAATCGGCTCAGTCGGGCCGACTTTGTCATTGCCGGTGAACGTCTTGGAATACGGCCACGGGCGACCACCAGGATGATCGACGCGATGGTTGACTCCGCACGCGACTGGCCGGACAGATGCGGGGAAATCGGTTTCGCTGATCGACAAACCAAGCTCCTCGCGAAGATGCTACGCACCAGAATCGACAGCTTGGCGGCCTAG
- a CDS encoding helix-turn-helix domain-containing protein has translation MLFMHVISGIRSSVAGPRRTKPQPDGSMPEIARIGRQFAERRIALRLTQQTLADLAGVSRSSVQSLEKGSGSLKFGSVIEIAGVLGLHIDVSATVE, from the coding sequence ATGCTGTTTATGCATGTAATTTCAGGCATAAGGAGCAGCGTGGCCGGTCCAAGGCGAACAAAGCCCCAGCCCGATGGCTCTATGCCTGAAATAGCACGCATAGGGCGGCAGTTTGCAGAGCGTCGTATTGCCCTGCGGCTCACCCAGCAAACCCTGGCTGACCTCGCCGGTGTGTCTCGCTCCAGCGTCCAGTCGCTCGAAAAGGGTAGTGGCTCACTCAAATTTGGATCCGTCATCGAAATCGCCGGGGTCTTGGGACTGCATATCGACGTAAGCGCGACGGTTGAATGA
- a CDS encoding DsbA family protein, with translation MTTPFSVVDFHFDPMCPFAYQTSVWIRDVRAQLGITVNWRFFSLEEINRVEGKKHPWERDWSYGWSLMRIGALLRRTDMSLLDRWYAAIGHELHMAGGKPHDPEVARRLLGEIGVDTAVLDAALDDLTTHDDVRAEHQRVVDAGGFGVPTLFIDGQCLFGPVLVDPPSGDAALKLWSLVTGMAELPHVYELQRPKSAADAELIGRSLRPYLDGRDWVSINRGEVVDVERLVGGG, from the coding sequence ATGACCACCCCCTTTAGCGTTGTGGACTTTCATTTCGACCCGATGTGCCCGTTCGCCTACCAAACTTCGGTGTGGATCCGCGATGTCCGCGCGCAGTTGGGGATCACCGTCAATTGGCGATTCTTCAGCCTGGAGGAGATCAACCGCGTCGAGGGCAAGAAGCACCCGTGGGAGCGCGACTGGTCGTACGGCTGGTCATTGATGCGTATCGGTGCGCTGCTGCGTCGCACGGATATGTCGCTGCTGGACCGGTGGTATGCCGCGATCGGTCATGAGCTGCACATGGCTGGCGGCAAGCCGCACGATCCTGAAGTGGCGCGACGGCTGCTGGGCGAGATCGGCGTTGACACGGCCGTTTTGGATGCGGCACTTGATGACCTGACCACTCACGACGACGTTCGTGCTGAGCACCAGCGCGTTGTCGATGCGGGCGGCTTCGGCGTGCCAACTCTCTTTATCGACGGACAATGCTTGTTTGGGCCGGTGCTGGTGGATCCGCCTAGTGGCGATGCCGCCCTGAAGCTGTGGAGCCTCGTCACCGGCATGGCGGAGCTGCCGCACGTTTATGAACTTCAGCGACCGAAGTCTGCGGCCGATGCCGAACTCATCGGACGGAGTTTGCGCCCGTACCTCGATGGGCGTGATTGGGTCAGCATCAATCGTGGTGAAGTGGTCGATGTCGAACGGTTGGTCGGCGGAGGGTAG
- a CDS encoding protease inhibitor I42 family protein, which produces MVTGAVLVTLIAGAVLGCSSKSQAATKTIEVAMDDVLNQSAITRDVTLSVGDTLKVSLGSNHSTPFRWTDDPKIGDSTILKQASHEYVPAKTDLIGAPGTEVWTFTALKTGTTTVVADYASVVGSDPAPTCTFTANVTVK; this is translated from the coding sequence ATGGTGACCGGTGCCGTGCTCGTCACCCTGATAGCAGGGGCGGTGCTGGGTTGCTCCAGCAAGAGTCAGGCGGCGACCAAGACCATCGAAGTCGCCATGGACGACGTGTTGAACCAGAGCGCCATCACCCGAGACGTCACCCTTTCGGTTGGGGACACGCTCAAGGTGTCGTTAGGGTCGAATCACAGCACCCCGTTCCGCTGGACGGATGACCCGAAGATCGGCGATTCCACCATCTTGAAGCAGGCCAGTCACGAGTATGTGCCTGCAAAAACCGACCTTATCGGAGCCCCGGGCACCGAGGTTTGGACATTCACGGCGCTGAAGACCGGGACGACGACCGTGGTTGCCGACTACGCGAGCGTTGTGGGCAGCGATCCGGCGCCGACATGCACATTCACCGCGAACGTCACCGTGAAATAG
- a CDS encoding MauE/DoxX family redox-associated membrane protein, protein MSHVMIWAARLLLGAMFAIAATAKLADRPGTKRAAVAFGAPSVAAAYVGSAIVATEFGIAALLLTAPRYGALAALVALTGFSAAVSVHLTRGQRLECHCFGRLSQGQLGWPTLARNGCFATLAVFVALNGQFGLLLTFFAIVLLGLWTGPAAYRRLKSPTTPGLALADRAGRTWTFDSLLEARKPLVLIFSQPGCGACDALLPEVAQWQQDGRVAVALISGGPANHTVPLELIDERRAWFAAYNITATPSAVLIDGDRKLTTARGTTAIRELVNRAEQTRFTRRGLLRNASVGLVSAGAVAACDSGSKHADTKALEVDGAWLCNQTFALCTTAPCVPSTTDPNISVCDCVVVNGYSIGFKPCPERNQSGNKVRSAFSTVNVNASFGVLHCPPGVTWANCLDVECEIDPHNPAVAKCQCLTVKTGESVTFGGGCDTATCTSTIWSAATTDLPAVAQYRKGMEQLGQPIVDLPRTCPAPK, encoded by the coding sequence GTGAGCCACGTGATGATATGGGCAGCAAGACTCCTGCTGGGAGCGATGTTCGCTATCGCCGCAACGGCAAAGCTGGCGGATCGCCCCGGCACCAAGCGAGCCGCTGTGGCGTTCGGAGCGCCGAGCGTAGCCGCCGCATACGTCGGATCTGCAATAGTTGCAACGGAATTCGGTATCGCCGCGCTGCTGCTGACAGCACCGAGATACGGCGCATTGGCGGCGTTGGTCGCTTTGACGGGATTCAGTGCGGCGGTGTCGGTGCATCTCACCCGTGGGCAACGTCTGGAATGCCACTGCTTTGGCCGACTGTCGCAGGGACAGCTCGGCTGGCCAACGCTGGCCCGGAACGGGTGTTTCGCGACACTGGCCGTGTTCGTTGCGCTAAACGGTCAATTTGGTTTGCTCTTAACGTTTTTCGCGATCGTCTTGCTGGGCCTGTGGACCGGTCCCGCGGCGTACCGGCGCCTCAAATCACCCACGACACCCGGTTTGGCACTCGCGGACCGGGCGGGCCGCACCTGGACCTTCGACAGTCTGCTGGAAGCTCGCAAACCGCTGGTACTCATCTTCAGCCAACCGGGATGCGGCGCGTGCGATGCGCTGCTACCCGAGGTCGCCCAATGGCAACAAGACGGTCGCGTCGCTGTCGCACTCATCAGCGGCGGACCCGCGAACCACACTGTGCCGCTGGAACTTATCGACGAGCGGCGGGCCTGGTTCGCCGCGTACAACATCACCGCCACGCCCAGCGCCGTGCTCATCGACGGTGACCGCAAGTTGACCACAGCCCGCGGAACGACTGCCATCAGGGAGCTCGTGAACCGAGCGGAGCAGACCAGGTTCACCCGGCGCGGACTGCTGCGCAACGCGTCCGTCGGCCTGGTCTCCGCCGGCGCCGTCGCCGCGTGCGACTCCGGCAGCAAGCACGCCGACACCAAGGCGCTGGAAGTCGACGGCGCCTGGCTGTGCAACCAAACCTTTGCGCTGTGCACCACCGCGCCGTGCGTGCCATCAACCACCGATCCCAACATCTCGGTGTGCGACTGCGTCGTCGTCAACGGCTACTCGATCGGGTTCAAGCCCTGCCCCGAGCGAAATCAGTCGGGAAACAAGGTGCGGTCGGCATTCTCGACGGTGAACGTCAACGCCAGTTTCGGTGTGCTGCACTGTCCCCCGGGAGTGACATGGGCGAACTGTCTTGACGTCGAGTGCGAGATCGACCCCCACAACCCTGCCGTGGCCAAGTGCCAGTGCCTAACGGTGAAAACCGGCGAGTCGGTGACCTTCGGCGGCGGCTGCGACACCGCCACCTGCACCTCGACCATATGGTCGGCCGCCACTACGGACCTGCCGGCCGTCGCGCAGTACCGCAAAGGGATGGAGCAGCTGGGACAGCCCATAGTCGACTTGCCCAGAACCTGTCCCGCCCCGAAGTAG
- a CDS encoding DUF5685 family protein, producing the protein MFGIIRPCRHRLGGELTAAWRAQLCGLCLALRDDYGQAARIATNYDGLVVSLLVEAQSQAQPARRTAGPCPLRGMKRADVATGECVRLAAVVSLALAAARVHDHVDDRDGLVGAIGVRPAARRLAERWVRQGTETGHSMGFDTRVLVAAMDRQAELEASAGPGSSLLSVTEPTETAVAAAFAHTAVLAGRPANEAPLREVGQLFGRVAHLLDAVEDYRDDVAHGKWNPLAATDTSVDEVRTLCDDAMLGIELALADVDFTDGRLPRRLLTREVRRAVSRTFRAHNGTPHGRQEGINFGNQAMGAGSYPGIPGELPPEPVPQRKQGCWDICTDSCCCDCGCDCCCDSCCDGDCCCDCGDCCDCH; encoded by the coding sequence GTGTTTGGCATCATCAGGCCCTGTCGTCATCGGCTCGGGGGCGAACTCACCGCGGCCTGGCGAGCGCAGTTGTGCGGCCTGTGCCTGGCACTGCGCGACGACTACGGCCAGGCGGCGCGGATCGCCACCAACTACGACGGGTTGGTGGTCTCCTTGTTGGTCGAAGCGCAATCGCAGGCGCAACCCGCACGGCGGACGGCCGGGCCGTGCCCGTTGCGCGGGATGAAGCGTGCCGACGTGGCAACCGGTGAGTGTGTCCGGCTGGCCGCCGTGGTGTCGTTGGCGCTGGCCGCCGCGCGGGTACATGATCACGTCGACGACCGCGATGGCTTGGTAGGTGCGATCGGGGTGCGGCCCGCGGCACGCCGCCTCGCCGAGCGATGGGTACGCCAGGGCACCGAAACCGGTCACAGCATGGGATTCGATACCCGCGTGCTGGTGGCTGCGATGGACCGGCAGGCCGAGCTGGAAGCGAGCGCAGGCCCGGGCAGCTCGCTGCTGTCGGTGACCGAGCCCACCGAGACGGCCGTCGCCGCGGCGTTCGCCCACACCGCCGTGTTGGCCGGCCGCCCGGCGAATGAGGCGCCGCTGCGTGAGGTCGGGCAACTGTTCGGGCGGGTGGCGCACCTGCTCGACGCGGTCGAGGATTACCGCGACGACGTCGCGCACGGGAAGTGGAATCCGTTGGCCGCCACCGACACATCTGTTGACGAGGTTCGGACCCTGTGTGACGACGCGATGCTGGGTATCGAGCTGGCACTGGCCGACGTGGACTTCACCGACGGACGGTTGCCCCGCCGCCTGCTGACCCGAGAGGTCCGCCGTGCGGTCTCGCGCACATTTCGCGCGCACAACGGAACGCCGCACGGCCGGCAAGAAGGGATCAACTTCGGCAACCAGGCGATGGGCGCTGGCTCCTACCCCGGCATACCGGGCGAGCTGCCACCTGAACCCGTGCCGCAGCGCAAACAGGGGTGCTGGGACATCTGCACCGATTCCTGCTGTTGCGACTGCGGGTGTGACTGCTGCTGCGACAGCTGTTGCGATGGCGATTGCTGCTGTGACTGCGGAGACTGCTGCGACTGCCACTAA